In Chlamydiota bacterium, a single genomic region encodes these proteins:
- the priA gene encoding primosomal protein N', with translation MNYARVFFEIPLNRGFDYRIPEIFLGKISKGMRVLAPFGRERKLGYVWELISEPEVKDVKDIFEVKDDVSIFNPALLQLAEWMSDYYFCPLGLTLKTMLPAPIRNFRSPKRKLKPLPLLEETLETPFLLNEEQGLAQSLIFEKMRGGNFSVILIHGVTGSGKTELYLSAIAKALSEGKGAIVLVPEISLTPQTVERVRKRFGQSVSLLHSRMSERERFEAWDQIRNGDSKVVVGPRSAVFAPVQNLGLIIVDEEHERSYKQEESPRYHARDIAVMRAKFERALVLLGSATPALESYYNAQKGRYQLITLLKRVEDRPLPKVRVVDMRQEVERSGKLYSFSHVLIEMIQKTLEKKEQTLLFLNRRGYAPTVLCPKCGHIFNCSECDQAMTYHQTKEILMCHLCEAQKPIPKNCPKCSFKTFHRLGVGTQRVEKHLEKFFSRAAIQRMDTDSTRKKDAHINILEAFREGKTEILVGTQMIAKGLDFPNVTLVGVMSADIAMSLPDFRMGEHTFQLLTQVAGRAGRGSKLGEVLIQTFTPFHPIIRSALSQDYLAFYQSELAYRKELGYPPFSKLMAIQFDGKEESNVFRTARAMLERLQAGSIESLRILGPHRSPISKLKGRYRWQMILFYAREKPIHQSIRSILDNFKCEKGVRIALDVDPVSLI, from the coding sequence ATGAACTATGCCCGGGTTTTTTTTGAAATTCCTCTCAACCGAGGTTTTGATTATCGTATTCCGGAAATTTTTCTTGGAAAAATTTCGAAAGGGATGCGCGTTCTTGCCCCCTTTGGCCGAGAAAGGAAATTAGGCTATGTCTGGGAGCTCATTTCAGAACCAGAAGTAAAAGACGTCAAGGATATTTTCGAGGTTAAAGATGATGTTTCGATTTTTAACCCTGCTCTTCTTCAACTGGCGGAGTGGATGTCGGATTATTATTTTTGCCCTCTCGGGTTGACCTTGAAAACCATGTTGCCGGCTCCTATTCGAAACTTTCGTTCCCCTAAAAGAAAGCTGAAACCTTTACCCCTACTCGAAGAAACTCTAGAAACACCCTTTCTTTTAAATGAAGAACAAGGCTTAGCGCAATCTCTTATTTTCGAAAAAATGAGAGGGGGAAACTTTTCAGTCATTCTCATTCATGGTGTGACGGGAAGTGGAAAGACAGAACTTTATCTCTCCGCCATTGCCAAAGCGCTCTCTGAGGGGAAAGGGGCGATTGTTCTTGTTCCTGAAATTTCTTTGACCCCGCAGACCGTAGAGCGTGTGAGAAAACGATTTGGACAAAGTGTTTCTCTTTTACATAGTCGTATGTCGGAGCGAGAACGTTTTGAGGCTTGGGACCAAATTCGCAACGGGGATTCAAAAGTGGTTGTCGGTCCTCGTTCGGCTGTTTTTGCTCCCGTTCAAAATTTGGGGCTTATCATTGTCGATGAAGAACACGAGCGCTCTTACAAACAAGAAGAATCCCCTCGCTATCATGCACGAGATATTGCGGTGATGAGGGCAAAGTTTGAGCGTGCGCTGGTTCTTTTGGGGAGCGCAACCCCCGCCCTTGAATCTTATTACAATGCTCAAAAGGGCCGTTATCAACTCATCACTTTATTAAAAAGAGTCGAAGACCGGCCTTTACCTAAGGTTCGAGTTGTTGACATGCGTCAGGAGGTGGAACGCTCAGGTAAGCTTTATAGTTTTTCGCATGTTCTGATCGAGATGATTCAGAAAACGTTAGAAAAAAAAGAACAGACTCTGCTCTTTTTAAATCGGCGGGGTTATGCCCCAACGGTTTTGTGCCCCAAGTGTGGTCATATTTTTAATTGCTCAGAGTGTGATCAAGCGATGACTTATCATCAAACCAAAGAGATTTTGATGTGCCATTTATGTGAGGCCCAAAAACCTATTCCTAAAAACTGTCCGAAATGTAGCTTCAAGACATTTCATCGATTGGGGGTTGGGACTCAGCGGGTTGAAAAACATCTCGAAAAATTTTTCTCTCGAGCGGCCATTCAAAGGATGGATACCGACAGTACGAGAAAGAAAGATGCCCATATCAATATTCTTGAGGCTTTTCGAGAAGGGAAAACAGAGATTTTAGTGGGAACTCAAATGATTGCCAAGGGCTTGGATTTTCCAAATGTGACCTTGGTGGGTGTGATGAGCGCAGATATTGCCATGAGCCTTCCAGACTTTCGAATGGGAGAACATACCTTTCAATTGCTGACTCAGGTGGCGGGTCGGGCGGGGCGGGGTTCAAAGCTTGGAGAAGTTTTGATCCAGACCTTTACGCCCTTTCATCCCATTATTCGCTCGGCCCTCTCTCAAGACTATCTGGCGTTTTATCAAAGTGAGCTTGCCTATCGAAAGGAATTGGGTTATCCCCCTTTTTCTAAGTTAATGGCCATTCAGTTTGATGGGAAAGAAGAGTCAAATGTTTTCAGGACCGCTCGAGCGATGTTGGAGCGATTACAAGCAGGGTCCATAGAATCTTTAAGGATTTTAGGTCCCCATCGGTCTCCTATCTCAAAGTTAAAGGGGCGCTATCGATGGCAAATGATTCTCTTTTATGCCAGAGAAAAACCCATTCATCAAAGCATTCGATCCATTTTGGATAATTTTAAATGTGAAAAAGGGGTACGTATCGCTTTGGATGTCGATCCAGTAAGTTTGATATAA
- a CDS encoding SDR family oxidoreductase: MPHALVTGGAGFIGSHLSRALLEKGYRVRVFDNFSTGKKENLLGIENQVEIVKGDLADDQALLQAVRGIDTIFHLGAIPSVPRSLENPRQTHQANVVGTFNLLLAARPYPIKRLVYSSSSSVYGNKAILPKEESMLPEPLSPYAASKLAGEYDCSVFHSVYGTPTVSLRYFNVFGPRQDPNSLYAAVIPKFITQLLQGKPATIYGDGLQTRDFTYVQDVIRANLLAAEAGPEILGKIYNIAGGKSVSLLELLAEIENTLGFHIPPLFEPSRKGEVRDSLASIERAKSDLKYMPRFSLREGLKETIAWFSSGLGKENGKFLQRKGA, encoded by the coding sequence ATGCCCCATGCGCTTGTCACCGGCGGCGCCGGTTTTATTGGTTCTCACTTATCCAGAGCCCTTTTAGAAAAAGGGTATCGTGTGAGGGTGTTTGACAATTTTTCAACAGGGAAAAAGGAAAATCTTTTAGGGATCGAGAATCAAGTTGAGATTGTGAAGGGTGATTTAGCAGATGATCAAGCTCTTCTTCAAGCTGTTCGCGGAATAGACACCATTTTTCATCTGGGGGCCATCCCCTCAGTTCCTCGTTCGTTAGAAAATCCCCGACAAACCCATCAGGCTAACGTTGTTGGAACTTTTAATCTATTGTTAGCTGCTCGCCCGTATCCCATTAAACGCCTCGTTTATTCTTCAAGTTCTTCGGTTTACGGGAATAAGGCCATTCTTCCTAAAGAAGAGTCCATGCTTCCTGAGCCTTTAAGTCCTTATGCGGCTTCAAAACTGGCAGGGGAATATGATTGTTCAGTTTTTCACTCGGTGTATGGAACGCCCACCGTTTCCCTGCGTTATTTTAATGTTTTTGGTCCTCGGCAAGATCCTAATTCGCTGTATGCGGCCGTGATTCCAAAATTTATTACCCAATTATTGCAAGGGAAACCGGCGACGATTTATGGAGATGGGCTGCAGACCAGAGATTTTACCTATGTTCAGGACGTGATTCGTGCGAATCTTTTGGCCGCGGAGGCTGGGCCAGAGATTTTAGGAAAAATTTATAATATTGCTGGCGGAAAATCGGTGAGTCTTTTAGAATTACTCGCTGAAATTGAAAATACACTGGGGTTTCATATTCCTCCTCTTTTTGAACCCTCGAGAAAAGGAGAGGTTCGCGATTCACTGGCCTCTATTGAGCGAGCAAAATCAGATTTAAAATACATGCCGAGATTTTCTCTAAGAGAGGGATTAAAAGAAACCATTGCGTGGTTTTCTTCTGGGTTAGGAAAAGAAAATGGAAAATTCTTACAACGAAAAGGAGCTTAA
- a CDS encoding acetyl-CoA carboxylase carboxyltransferase subunit beta gives MTVSLFRRPKFLTSDKRKKRDIPGGLWTKCENCQELIYNKEWEKALKVCPKCKHQHTLTAHERIRMILDEGVFEEFDPNLIPQDPLHFKGPKAYLDKVIQDQAMTGLKEAVLTGKGAIDGHSIILGVTDSRFIMGTMGSVVGEKIARAIERAIEDKLPMIMVSGSGGGARMYEGCLSLMQMAKTSSALARLSKAGLFFISVLTNPTMAGVMASFASLGDVIIAEPRALLGFAGPRVIKNTIQEELPPGFQTSEFLLAHGMIDMIVERHELKKTLGKLLEYLPQL, from the coding sequence ATTACCGTGTCCCTTTTTAGGCGTCCTAAATTTTTGACATCGGACAAACGTAAGAAACGAGATATTCCTGGGGGGCTTTGGACCAAGTGTGAGAATTGCCAGGAGCTCATTTATAATAAGGAATGGGAAAAGGCCCTGAAGGTTTGTCCGAAGTGTAAACATCAGCATACACTGACTGCTCATGAACGAATACGCATGATTCTGGACGAAGGCGTTTTTGAGGAATTTGATCCTAATTTGATTCCTCAGGACCCCCTTCACTTTAAGGGGCCCAAGGCTTATCTGGATAAAGTGATTCAAGATCAAGCCATGACGGGTCTTAAAGAGGCGGTGCTGACAGGGAAAGGGGCTATCGATGGGCATTCTATTATTTTGGGAGTGACCGATTCTCGATTTATTATGGGAACCATGGGAAGTGTGGTAGGGGAAAAAATTGCTCGTGCAATTGAACGGGCCATTGAAGACAAACTCCCTATGATTATGGTCTCGGGTTCAGGAGGGGGCGCCCGGATGTACGAAGGATGCCTTTCCTTAATGCAAATGGCAAAAACCAGTTCAGCGCTCGCTCGATTGAGTAAGGCAGGTTTATTTTTTATTTCAGTTCTGACGAACCCAACCATGGCTGGGGTCATGGCCAGTTTTGCATCCTTGGGAGATGTGATTATTGCTGAGCCGAGGGCTCTTTTAGGTTTTGCGGGTCCTCGTGTCATCAAAAATACCATTCAAGAAGAGCTCCCGCCTGGATTTCAGACCTCGGAATTTCTTTTAGCCCATGGAATGATTGATATGATTGTGGAAAGGCATGAGTTAAAGAAAACTTTGGGCAAATTATTGGAATACTTGCCGCAACTATGA
- a CDS encoding nucleotide sugar dehydrogenase: MTEFEEKIKARKARVGVVGLGYVGLPLAVEFAKAGFSVLGIDVLPEKVHAVNQGKSYIPDVSQKEFEPLVANGFLKATTDFSQIQKLDALSICVPTPLRKTKDPDISHIVNVVEAVSRYFKKGQLVVLESTTYPGTTEEVVLPILEGEKRKVGRDFFLAFSPERIDPGNGKYGTRDIPKIMGGITSQCTQRAVTLYESIIEKVISVSSAKVAEMVKLLENTFRAVNIGLVNEIAMLCRKMDLDVWEVIEGARSKPFGFMPFYPGPGLGGHCLPIDPIYLSWKAKLVNFETRFIDLAAQVNSHMPHHVVDIVCDALNRHGKALNGSKLLLLGMTYKKDVNDVRESPAIDVWKLLERQKAKVCYHDPYVSKIQIEGHVHYSQPLSSKTLKMVDGVVILTDHTVFDYEAVVQQSRLVIDTRNATKGVKNHRNKIVKI, translated from the coding sequence ATGACTGAATTCGAAGAAAAAATTAAGGCCCGTAAAGCGCGTGTGGGTGTGGTCGGCTTGGGCTATGTGGGGCTTCCTCTGGCGGTTGAGTTTGCGAAAGCGGGCTTTTCTGTTTTGGGAATTGATGTCCTTCCCGAAAAGGTTCATGCGGTTAATCAAGGCAAGTCCTACATTCCAGATGTTTCTCAAAAGGAGTTTGAGCCTTTAGTTGCTAATGGGTTTTTAAAAGCGACGACGGATTTTTCTCAGATTCAAAAGTTGGATGCCCTCAGTATTTGTGTCCCCACCCCCTTACGTAAGACAAAAGATCCTGATATTTCTCATATCGTGAATGTGGTTGAGGCGGTTTCCCGTTATTTTAAAAAAGGGCAACTGGTTGTTTTGGAGAGTACCACCTATCCAGGGACGACAGAGGAAGTGGTCCTTCCCATTTTAGAGGGAGAAAAAAGGAAAGTCGGTCGGGATTTTTTTCTTGCATTCTCGCCTGAGCGGATTGATCCAGGAAATGGAAAATATGGGACGCGTGACATTCCTAAAATTATGGGAGGAATAACCTCCCAATGTACTCAAAGAGCTGTGACGCTGTACGAGAGTATTATTGAAAAAGTGATTTCTGTTTCTTCTGCCAAAGTTGCAGAAATGGTGAAACTTTTGGAAAACACCTTTAGAGCGGTCAATATTGGTCTTGTGAATGAAATTGCGATGCTTTGCCGGAAAATGGATTTGGATGTCTGGGAAGTGATTGAAGGGGCTCGCAGCAAACCCTTTGGATTTATGCCGTTTTATCCGGGGCCTGGATTGGGAGGGCATTGTCTTCCGATTGATCCTATCTATCTTTCCTGGAAGGCCAAGCTGGTCAATTTTGAAACCCGGTTTATCGACTTGGCGGCTCAGGTGAATAGTCATATGCCGCATCATGTTGTGGATATTGTTTGTGATGCTTTGAATCGTCATGGGAAGGCCCTCAATGGTTCAAAACTTTTATTGTTGGGGATGACTTATAAAAAGGATGTGAATGATGTGAGAGAATCTCCAGCGATTGATGTGTGGAAATTGCTTGAACGACAGAAGGCGAAGGTTTGTTATCATGATCCTTATGTTTCCAAAATTCAAATTGAGGGACATGTTCATTATTCTCAACCTTTGTCGTCTAAGACGTTAAAAATGGTAGATGGAGTCGTCATTCTCACGGATCACACGGTCTTTGACTATGAAGCTGTAGTTCAGCAATCGAGATTGGTGATTGACACCCGAAATGCGACAAAAGGGGTCAAGAATCATCGCAATAAAATTGTAAAAATATGA
- the gatB gene encoding Asp-tRNA(Asn)/Glu-tRNA(Gln) amidotransferase subunit GatB has protein sequence MLYETVIGLEVHVQLKTASKLFCGCSTQFGALPNTQVCPVCLGFPGTLPVLNEKALTYAVMTGLALGSEIAKESKFDRKNYFYPDLPKAYQISQYDKPICVGGEVPVDIDGIKKSIRLTRIHLEEDAGKLVHFTRDSGVDYNRGGVPLVEIVSEPDLRSPKEAYEYLRSLKSILEYLDVSDCNMEEGSLRCDANVSLRPVGTEAFGTKAEIKNLNSFRNVEKAIIYEIERQKKILEDGGRIIQETRLWDQDQSLTRSMRSKEEAHDYRYFPEPDLVAISIPLEKIEFLKKNLPELPHIRCDRFMKEYGLSQYDAEVLTAEKNLADFFEKGAHCSKNAKALGNWIMGDLMRELKLKNLNISQSPVSVDALIELVELIEVGKISGKMAKDVFMNMFGEGQSPKDIVQSKGLSQLSDASELESVVKKVIQENPKSVEDYRSGKKNAITYLVGQVMKVTKGRANPKLVNELLEKEL, from the coding sequence ATGTTATACGAAACAGTGATTGGTTTAGAAGTGCATGTTCAGCTTAAAACAGCCTCAAAACTTTTTTGCGGCTGTTCGACCCAATTTGGGGCTCTTCCCAATACTCAGGTCTGTCCAGTTTGTTTAGGCTTTCCAGGCACATTACCTGTTTTAAATGAAAAGGCTCTGACTTATGCAGTGATGACAGGTCTTGCCCTAGGTTCAGAAATTGCAAAAGAGAGCAAGTTCGATCGGAAAAATTATTTTTATCCTGATTTACCTAAAGCCTATCAAATTTCTCAATATGATAAGCCCATCTGTGTGGGGGGAGAAGTTCCGGTTGACATCGATGGCATAAAAAAATCGATCCGGCTCACTCGAATTCATTTGGAAGAAGATGCGGGTAAATTGGTCCATTTTACAAGGGATAGCGGGGTTGATTATAATCGCGGGGGGGTTCCTCTGGTTGAAATTGTTTCAGAGCCTGATTTACGTTCTCCCAAGGAAGCCTATGAATATCTGAGATCCTTGAAGAGTATTTTAGAATACTTGGATGTGAGCGATTGTAATATGGAAGAGGGAAGTTTGCGTTGTGATGCCAATGTCTCTTTGAGGCCGGTGGGGACCGAAGCGTTTGGAACAAAGGCCGAGATTAAGAATCTCAATTCATTTCGAAATGTCGAGAAAGCGATTATTTATGAGATTGAAAGGCAAAAGAAAATTCTTGAAGACGGGGGCAGAATTATTCAGGAAACTCGACTTTGGGATCAGGATCAGTCCTTAACCCGATCGATGAGAAGCAAAGAAGAGGCGCATGATTATCGTTATTTTCCTGAGCCAGATTTGGTCGCTATTTCCATTCCTCTTGAAAAAATAGAATTTTTAAAGAAAAATCTTCCGGAACTTCCCCATATTCGCTGCGACCGTTTTATGAAAGAGTATGGTCTTTCTCAGTACGATGCAGAGGTTTTAACGGCGGAGAAAAATTTAGCGGATTTTTTTGAAAAAGGGGCTCATTGTTCAAAAAATGCAAAGGCCCTTGGAAATTGGATCATGGGCGATTTAATGCGGGAGTTAAAGCTGAAAAATTTGAACATTTCACAGTCCCCGGTTTCAGTCGATGCCTTGATTGAATTAGTTGAATTGATTGAGGTAGGCAAGATCAGTGGGAAGATGGCCAAAGACGTTTTTATGAACATGTTTGGGGAGGGTCAGTCTCCCAAAGATATTGTTCAATCCAAAGGTTTATCTCAGCTTTCTGATGCTTCAGAACTCGAGTCTGTCGTTAAAAAGGTGATTCAAGAAAATCCTAAGTCAGTTGAGGATTATCGTTCGGGAAAGAAAAATGCGATTACTTATCTAGTAGGGCAAGTGATGAAGGTCACGAAAGGCCGAGCCAATCCGAAATTGGTGAATGAACTTTTGGAAAAAGAGCTGTGA
- the gatC gene encoding Asp-tRNA(Asn)/Glu-tRNA(Gln) amidotransferase subunit GatC translates to MNVQKNIDDVAKLARLRLSAVERDKFSRQLEDILSYVENLNELKTEGVLPSYHVQEVKNVTRPDESRPSLDPNSFLKHAPQARDGFFIVPQVIE, encoded by the coding sequence ATGAATGTCCAAAAGAATATTGATGATGTGGCGAAGCTTGCAAGGCTTCGATTAAGCGCGGTCGAACGTGATAAATTCTCTCGTCAGCTGGAGGATATTCTTTCTTATGTTGAGAATTTAAATGAACTCAAGACAGAAGGGGTTCTTCCGAGCTATCATGTTCAGGAAGTAAAAAATGTGACACGTCCCGATGAATCTCGACCTTCGCTTGATCCCAATTCCTTCTTGAAACATGCCCCTCAAGCTCGGGATGGATTCTTTATCGTTCCTCAGGTGATTGAGTAG
- a CDS encoding tetratricopeptide repeat protein, whose translation MQNENQVPQNALDLYRKAKEAFEVNNKDYALTLLRNLLKTYPDFSKARSLLRVITLKGLEGKSKSMIEKMVYEIIFIPFYLLCMFHLTRKKWASAIDTLESMLKMNPAHAFSLRKLASCTMNLGWTETAKDTLEILKKITPLPPKELKSLAHLYMKEGELEKARRSFEEYLRSFPEDENVRKALQDLAAMKTISQGGWDEGTTYRQKIQDEKEAERLEKESKFVKTKDDRGLLIEDLKQKLQTQPDHTTWLRNLAQLYEQNKQNDEAILVLEKLRELLPSDGSIPQQINKIKGLHLEEKIAQLKTRTLKNTPHPHSFELEQLESQKKEINLEEGKRQVERYPHNLTYRYELGCLYYESGQFQNAIQEFQQSVKDAQKRVESFYHLGRCFHEMGFYDIAEKQFLKVVDELTEMDTFKKDVIYHLGLVYEATHQIEKAMVEYKKIFEVDIGYKDVSQKINKAYKR comes from the coding sequence ATGCAAAACGAGAATCAGGTTCCTCAAAATGCCCTCGATCTTTATCGGAAGGCAAAAGAGGCTTTTGAAGTTAATAATAAAGATTATGCTTTAACTCTTCTTCGAAATCTTTTAAAAACTTATCCCGATTTTTCAAAAGCACGAAGTCTTTTGCGGGTCATCACACTGAAGGGCCTTGAAGGAAAATCAAAATCGATGATAGAAAAAATGGTTTATGAAATTATTTTCATTCCCTTCTATCTCTTGTGCATGTTTCACCTCACAAGAAAAAAATGGGCCTCTGCCATCGACACCCTAGAATCCATGCTTAAAATGAACCCTGCCCATGCCTTTTCACTTCGAAAACTTGCTTCATGCACCATGAATTTGGGATGGACCGAAACCGCTAAAGATACGCTAGAAATCCTAAAAAAAATTACCCCTCTCCCACCCAAAGAACTTAAAAGTCTGGCCCATCTCTACATGAAAGAGGGAGAATTAGAAAAAGCCCGTAGGTCTTTTGAAGAATATTTGCGCTCTTTCCCAGAAGACGAAAATGTTCGTAAGGCCCTGCAAGACTTGGCCGCCATGAAAACAATTTCTCAAGGGGGATGGGATGAAGGGACCACTTACCGCCAGAAAATCCAAGATGAAAAAGAAGCCGAACGCTTGGAAAAAGAATCAAAATTTGTCAAAACCAAAGATGATAGGGGCCTTCTTATCGAAGATCTTAAACAAAAACTTCAAACTCAACCGGACCATACCACCTGGTTAAGAAATCTGGCTCAACTTTATGAGCAAAACAAACAAAATGACGAGGCCATTTTAGTTTTAGAAAAACTCCGAGAGCTTCTCCCCTCAGATGGAAGCATCCCGCAACAAATCAATAAAATTAAAGGACTTCATCTCGAAGAAAAAATTGCTCAACTCAAAACAAGAACCTTAAAAAACACCCCCCATCCGCACTCTTTCGAATTGGAACAATTAGAGAGCCAGAAGAAAGAAATTAACCTGGAGGAAGGGAAACGCCAGGTTGAACGTTATCCCCATAATCTTACTTACCGTTATGAATTGGGATGTCTCTACTATGAAAGCGGTCAATTTCAAAATGCAATTCAAGAATTTCAGCAATCCGTTAAAGATGCTCAAAAAAGAGTCGAATCGTTTTATCACCTGGGACGATGTTTCCATGAGATGGGTTTTTATGACATTGCAGAAAAACAATTTCTAAAAGTGGTGGATGAATTGACTGAAATGGACACCTTTAAAAAAGATGTCATCTATCACTTAGGACTGGTGTATGAAGCAACCCATCAAATTGAAAAAGCAATGGTAGAGTACAAGAAAATTTTCGAGGTTGATATCGGATACAAAGACGTCTCCCAGAAAATTAATAAGGCCTATAAAAGATAG
- the gatA gene encoding Asp-tRNA(Asn)/Glu-tRNA(Gln) amidotransferase subunit GatA, producing MNSNPTDLTLHEWSDLIQKREVSSTDVVRSLLARIQEKESKIHAYIRFDEKAALEKAGHLDNIPTESRKGILWGLPISNKDIICVKGVETTCASKILSGYIPPYNATVVEKLNGAGAILFGNTNMDEFAMGSSTETSAYGVTRNPWDLERIPGGSSGGSAAAVAAGEAIAALGTDTGGSIRQPAALSGCVGLKPTYGRVSRYGLIAFASSLDQIGPITQDVEDTALILQVIAGHDPKDSTSLDIPVPDYRSTMKKGVKGLKIGLPKEYFIEGMDVEVKQSIDDAVKVLSGLGAEFVSCQLPHTNYAVATYYILATAQASSNLARYDGVQYGFRAKQFSSLVDLYFQTRGEGFGEEVKRRIILGTYALSSGYYDAYYLKAQKVRTLIKNDFDKVFDHCDAVLTPTSPSCAFKIGEKMNDPLKMYLSDIFTISANLAGIPGISIPCGFSKEGLPIGLQILGKHFDEATILKVAYAFEQATEFHKKRPDVRRAEGSKL from the coding sequence ATGAATTCTAATCCTACGGATTTAACCTTGCATGAATGGAGTGACCTCATCCAAAAAAGGGAAGTTTCTTCCACGGATGTGGTTCGTTCTCTCTTAGCTCGGATTCAAGAAAAAGAGTCGAAAATTCATGCCTATATTCGCTTTGATGAAAAAGCTGCTCTCGAAAAGGCAGGTCATTTAGATAACATTCCCACCGAGTCCCGAAAGGGAATTTTGTGGGGGCTTCCCATTTCTAATAAAGACATTATTTGTGTGAAAGGTGTTGAAACCACCTGTGCCTCTAAAATCCTTTCGGGGTATATTCCTCCATACAATGCCACTGTGGTTGAAAAATTGAATGGGGCCGGAGCCATTCTTTTTGGAAATACCAATATGGATGAATTTGCCATGGGCTCTTCAACAGAAACTTCTGCTTACGGGGTGACACGAAACCCCTGGGATTTAGAAAGGATTCCAGGGGGCTCTAGCGGTGGATCTGCTGCGGCAGTGGCGGCAGGTGAGGCCATTGCGGCGCTTGGAACGGATACGGGGGGTTCCATTCGTCAGCCGGCGGCTCTCTCGGGTTGTGTAGGACTTAAACCTACCTATGGACGGGTCTCCCGATACGGCCTCATTGCCTTTGCCTCGAGCCTTGATCAAATTGGCCCTATCACTCAGGACGTGGAAGATACGGCTCTCATTCTTCAAGTGATTGCGGGGCATGATCCCAAAGATTCTACTTCTCTTGATATCCCTGTCCCAGACTATCGTTCCACAATGAAAAAAGGGGTGAAGGGTTTAAAAATAGGTCTTCCTAAAGAGTATTTTATTGAGGGAATGGATGTGGAAGTGAAGCAATCGATCGATGATGCTGTAAAAGTTCTAAGTGGTTTAGGGGCTGAGTTCGTCTCTTGCCAACTTCCTCATACAAATTATGCGGTCGCCACTTATTACATTTTAGCAACAGCCCAGGCCAGTTCGAATTTGGCCCGCTATGATGGTGTTCAATATGGATTTAGAGCCAAGCAATTTTCAAGTCTTGTGGATCTTTATTTTCAAACTCGGGGAGAAGGTTTTGGAGAAGAGGTCAAACGCAGGATTATCCTGGGGACCTATGCTTTAAGCTCGGGCTATTATGATGCCTATTATCTAAAAGCTCAAAAGGTTCGAACCTTAATCAAAAATGATTTTGACAAAGTTTTTGATCATTGTGATGCGGTTTTAACTCCAACTTCTCCATCCTGTGCTTTCAAAATTGGGGAGAAAATGAATGACCCCTTGAAAATGTATCTCTCTGATATTTTTACAATTTCAGCAAATTTGGCTGGAATTCCAGGAATTTCGATTCCCTGCGGTTTTTCTAAGGAAGGGCTTCCGATTGGGCTTCAAATTTTGGGAAAGCATTTCGATGAAGCCACGATTTTGAAGGTTGCCTATGCCTTTGAACAGGCTACGGAATTTCATAAGAAAAGACCTGATGTGCGACGGGCTGAAGGCTCGAAGCTCTGA
- a CDS encoding uracil-DNA glycosylase, with translation MENSYNEKELNLFFDDLDRWLHLQSALGKKRFYIPSLKRSSTASLSDELSEVPIPKSDFETTSFSEFRKNVLKCEKCVLAKTRTQVVFGSGNEKAKLVFVGEAPGFDEDREGEPFVGKAGQLLTKMIQAMGLKREDVYIANIIKCRPPNNRTPTPEERETCFPYLVEQLERIGPKIICALGNVAAQTLLQTEKTITRLRGMFHEVRGIKIMPTFHPAFLLRNPEAKREVWRDLQMIMEELRK, from the coding sequence ATGGAAAATTCTTACAACGAAAAGGAGCTTAATTTATTTTTTGATGATCTGGATCGTTGGTTGCATCTTCAAAGTGCTCTGGGTAAAAAAAGATTTTATATTCCTTCCTTGAAACGGTCTTCTACTGCCTCTCTATCCGATGAGTTGAGCGAGGTCCCAATCCCAAAATCTGATTTCGAGACAACTTCTTTTTCAGAGTTTAGAAAGAATGTTCTTAAATGTGAAAAGTGTGTTTTAGCGAAAACTCGCACTCAAGTTGTTTTTGGTTCTGGAAACGAAAAGGCTAAACTCGTTTTTGTGGGAGAAGCCCCTGGCTTTGATGAAGACCGAGAAGGGGAGCCTTTTGTGGGAAAGGCAGGACAACTTTTAACCAAGATGATTCAAGCGATGGGGCTTAAAAGAGAGGATGTTTATATTGCCAATATCATCAAATGCCGTCCTCCCAATAATCGAACCCCCACCCCTGAAGAAAGGGAAACCTGTTTTCCTTATTTGGTTGAGCAATTAGAACGCATTGGCCCTAAGATTATTTGCGCTTTAGGAAATGTAGCAGCTCAAACCTTACTTCAAACGGAAAAAACAATTACCCGACTTCGGGGAATGTTTCACGAAGTGCGTGGGATTAAAATTATGCCGACCTTTCATCCCGCTTTTCTCTTGCGTAATCCAGAAGCGAAGCGAGAAGTATGGAGGGATTTGCAGATGATTATGGAAGAACTTAGAAAATGA